One Mycoplasmoides pneumoniae FH genomic region harbors:
- a CDS encoding MPN620 family protein, translated as MLKQISTTTKKEPWVNLSLLMVHNSFLDINYFWTTNLSIHKYGNYLVNNLNKAQWNTLSSVLQLKKAPHSGFLWTDQHNYIPLHRVKTNLCEKIELAAVQQSHPFHQTIHDFLRQSTCPKKRQRLIEKLQIPNELRWFLGFNALKKLSQFVVFELDNTNKLTSETLSQFFTTKFVNKVYFNQIQFEYNNFVGLLEDHERDLVEFSTHFFNSFFEQPDHLTKSFFEQYYALTRQRERLLHNLKVQSYETKHGVNTYFENLQITRAQQQANQLKRAFKKQQRNSVQLINRFMSSLWWSQTKIKFKSIFNFYKTRILEKRIVAKRIQIKIWLLKELKQMRLLNPDLLVSTIAESERLVEQLMSNIQRLYQQILQLKPGQSLNWKYQAISFELEKLTKPIVLTHDAVIGFLIKSRLAFLQEYAKGLNRCEQHNKLVNELKQNVLLNQNQYKGEVSQSYSVVNQKAVFKGFIQTVKAALNYTKLKHTLDPFNLMNIVQERCFEQLLTTYEKLDWTKYELNQLYFVCRALWTNLHKQTQHFFTKYQFITHGVVDFVFNQGRNQTQFASLKANLNRDWNSPKWKLLVDKTVNKYFEANLHHPQAYLLLPNRNATTLTEANTTTINQLNLKTQLKQWRAHYHLLLQDIRLIQWLYKKEIKQKQQQIKALLKNYGTLNKLLNTQISKVNNVVRKTFFVDSEECDLNRLQASNKLHFNLLNAMVNVISFCLKKCRQNPKKLNRTANLKMLLDNTFKNGIPSWMIFSDLNKINTKQRFKLYLLFKLLLHPQLVLVDSFVNFNKHTYNFTRGLLIAHQNQQGIAYLFNDPHNNLVKDFFTQTINFETRAKN; from the coding sequence ATGCTGAAACAGATTTCCACTACCACTAAGAAAGAACCGTGAGTTAATTTGTCCTTGTTAATGGTCCATAACTCCTTTTTGGACATTAACTACTTCTGAACCACCAACCTCAGCATCCATAAATACGGTAACTACCTCGTTAATAACCTCAATAAGGCACAGTGAAACACGTTGTCGAGTGTTTTACAACTCAAAAAAGCGCCCCATTCCGGTTTTTTGTGAACGGATCAACACAACTATATTCCGCTGCATCGCGTTAAAACCAACTTGTGTGAAAAAATTGAACTGGCCGCGGTGCAACAAAGCCATCCGTTTCACCAAACTATTCATGATTTTTTAAGACAAAGTACTTGTCCTAAAAAACGACAGCGTTTAATTGAAAAACTGCAAATTCCCAATGAGTTGCGCTGATTTTTGGGCTTTAATGCACTCAAGAAGTTAAGCCAGTTTGTGGTGTTTGAACTAGATAACACCAATAAGTTAACGAGTGAAACACTTAGTCAGTTCTTCACCACTAAGTTTGTCAATAAGGTGTACTTTAACCAGATCCAGTTTGAGTACAACAACTTTGTTGGTTTATTGGAAGACCATGAACGTGACCTAGTGGAATTTAGCACCCACTTCTTTAACAGCTTCTTTGAACAACCTGATCACTTAACTAAAAGTTTTTTTGAACAGTACTATGCGCTTACAAGACAACGAGAACGTTTACTGCACAATTTAAAAGTTCAAAGCTATGAAACCAAACACGGGGTTAATACCTACTTTGAAAATTTGCAAATTACCCGTGCACAACAGCAAGCCAATCAGCTTAAGCGTGCCTTCAAAAAACAGCAGCGCAATTCGGTGCAGCTGATTAACCGCTTTATGTCGTCCTTGTGGTGGAGTCAAACCAAGATTAAGTTCAAGAGTATCTTTAACTTTTACAAAACCCGGATTTTGGAAAAACGGATTGTAGCCAAGCGAATCCAAATCAAAATTTGACTGTTAAAGGAACTGAAACAAATGCGCTTACTTAATCCCGATTTGTTAGTGAGCACAATTGCTGAAAGTGAGCGCCTAGTAGAACAGTTAATGAGCAACATCCAGCGCTTGTACCAGCAAATTTTGCAGCTAAAACCAGGTCAATCACTTAACTGAAAATACCAAGCAATTAGCTTTGAATTGGAAAAGTTAACTAAGCCAATTGTTTTGACTCATGATGCGGTGATTGGTTTTTTAATTAAATCTCGTTTAGCTTTTTTGCAAGAATACGCTAAGGGCTTAAATCGCTGTGAGCAACACAACAAGCTGGTCAATGAGTTAAAGCAAAACGTTCTGTTAAACCAAAACCAGTATAAGGGTGAGGTTAGCCAAAGCTATTCGGTTGTAAACCAAAAGGCGGTTTTTAAGGGTTTTATCCAAACAGTTAAAGCAGCGCTTAACTACACTAAGTTAAAACACACCTTAGATCCGTTTAACCTAATGAATATTGTTCAAGAACGCTGTTTTGAACAACTCTTAACTACTTACGAAAAATTAGATTGAACGAAATACGAATTGAACCAACTCTACTTTGTGTGCCGTGCTTTATGAACTAACTTGCACAAACAAACACAACACTTCTTTACCAAATACCAGTTTATTACCCATGGTGTGGTTGACTTTGTCTTTAACCAAGGTCGGAATCAAACTCAGTTTGCCAGCTTAAAGGCCAACTTAAACCGCGATTGAAATTCCCCGAAGTGAAAGTTACTGGTGGATAAAACAGTTAATAAATACTTCGAAGCCAACTTGCACCACCCTCAAGCTTACTTGTTGTTACCTAATCGTAATGCCACTACTTTAACAGAAGCAAACACCACTACCATAAACCAACTTAACTTAAAAACCCAGCTCAAACAGTGACGGGCACACTACCACCTCCTTTTACAAGACATTCGTTTAATCCAGTGGTTGTACAAAAAAGAAATTAAGCAAAAGCAACAGCAAATTAAAGCACTGCTAAAAAATTATGGCACTTTAAATAAGCTGCTCAATACTCAAATTAGTAAAGTCAATAACGTGGTACGCAAAACCTTCTTTGTGGATTCAGAAGAGTGTGATTTAAACCGTTTACAGGCATCGAATAAGCTGCACTTTAATCTCTTAAACGCGATGGTGAATGTCATTAGTTTTTGTCTCAAAAAGTGCCGGCAAAATCCCAAAAAACTAAACCGTACTGCTAACCTCAAAATGCTGTTGGATAACACCTTTAAAAACGGTATTCCGAGCTGAATGATCTTTAGCGATTTAAATAAAATTAACACCAAGCAACGCTTTAAACTTTACCTGTTATTTAAGCTATTGTTACACCCCCAGTTGGTGTTGGTCGACTCCTTTGTCAACTTTAACAAACACACTTATAACTTTACCCGTGGTTTGTTAATTGCCCACCAAAACCAACAAGGCATTGCATATTTATTTAACGATCCGCACAATAACCTCGTAAAGGATTTTTTCACCCAAACAATTAACTTTGAAACCAGAGCTAAAAACTAA
- a CDS encoding RNase J family beta-CASP ribonuclease, producing MAKINFFAFGGQDERGKNCFVLEINNDVFIFNVGSLTPTTAVLGVKKIIPDFSWIQENQARIKGIFIGNPVTENIGSLEFLFHTVGFFPIYTSTIGAVVIKTKIHENKLNIPHDELEIHELKPLETVKIGHHNITPFKVSSSIPSSFGFALHTDDGYIVYVDDFIVLNDKNIAFENQLNQIIPQVANKTLLLITGVGLVGRNTGFTTPKHKSLEQLNRIIASAKGRVFAACYDSNAYSVMTLAQIARMQNRPFVIYSHSFVHLFNAIVRQKLFNNTHLNTISIEEINNSTNAIVVLTAPPDKLYAKLFKIGTNEDERVRYRKTDSFIFMIPRIAGYEELEAQILDDVARNEVSYYNLGREILSINASDEDMKFLVTSLKPKYIIPTSGLYRDFINFTMVMKQAGVEQSQVLIPFNGEVLAINHKQIDNKKRELKLNPKCVDSAGLQEIGASIMFERDQMSEAGVVTIIIYYDSKKSEFLNEITYSFLGVSLDSNNQVKLKTKMEELIRKQINDIKDFTTIKRRLGKDTSKELKVSIKRAVMNLFTKMTAKAPLILSTIISI from the coding sequence ATGGCTAAAATTAACTTCTTTGCCTTCGGTGGTCAGGACGAGAGGGGCAAGAATTGTTTTGTTCTCGAAATCAATAACGATGTTTTTATTTTTAACGTTGGTAGTTTGACACCAACAACCGCTGTTTTAGGGGTCAAAAAGATCATCCCTGACTTTAGTTGGATCCAGGAAAACCAGGCCCGCATTAAGGGCATCTTTATCGGTAATCCAGTAACGGAAAACATTGGTTCGCTGGAGTTCTTATTCCACACCGTTGGTTTCTTTCCGATTTACACCAGTACGATTGGCGCTGTGGTTATTAAAACTAAGATCCACGAAAACAAGCTCAATATTCCCCATGACGAGTTGGAAATCCACGAGCTTAAACCGTTAGAAACGGTCAAGATCGGGCACCATAACATTACGCCCTTTAAGGTATCGAGTTCGATTCCTTCCTCGTTTGGCTTTGCGCTCCACACTGATGATGGGTACATTGTCTATGTCGATGACTTCATTGTGCTCAATGATAAGAACATCGCCTTTGAAAACCAACTCAATCAGATTATTCCCCAAGTAGCGAACAAGACCCTTTTGTTAATTACTGGAGTTGGTCTAGTGGGACGTAACACTGGTTTTACAACCCCTAAGCACAAATCCTTGGAACAACTCAACCGCATTATTGCCTCCGCTAAGGGTCGGGTATTTGCTGCTTGTTATGATTCCAACGCTTACAGTGTGATGACCTTGGCCCAAATTGCACGGATGCAAAACCGCCCCTTTGTCATCTACTCCCATTCATTTGTCCACCTCTTCAACGCGATTGTGCGCCAAAAGCTGTTTAACAACACCCACTTAAACACTATTTCGATTGAAGAGATTAACAACTCCACAAACGCCATTGTTGTTTTAACCGCGCCACCAGATAAGTTGTATGCCAAGCTGTTTAAGATTGGTACTAATGAGGATGAACGGGTACGGTATCGCAAGACCGATAGCTTTATCTTCATGATTCCCCGCATAGCTGGGTATGAAGAGTTGGAAGCACAAATCTTGGACGATGTCGCGCGTAATGAGGTGAGTTACTACAACTTGGGTCGGGAAATCTTGTCGATCAATGCATCGGATGAAGACATGAAGTTTTTAGTAACTTCCTTAAAACCTAAGTACATTATTCCCACATCCGGTCTGTACCGTGACTTCATTAACTTTACCATGGTAATGAAGCAAGCTGGTGTGGAACAAAGTCAGGTCTTAATTCCCTTTAATGGTGAAGTCCTAGCCATTAACCACAAGCAAATTGACAACAAAAAACGGGAATTAAAGCTCAACCCTAAGTGTGTTGACTCCGCTGGTTTGCAGGAAATAGGGGCCAGCATCATGTTTGAGCGTGATCAGATGTCTGAAGCGGGTGTGGTTACCATCATCATCTACTATGACTCCAAGAAGAGTGAGTTCCTAAACGAAATTACCTATTCCTTTTTAGGAGTTAGCCTAGATAGTAACAATCAGGTTAAACTCAAGACCAAAATGGAAGAGTTAATTCGCAAACAAATTAACGACATTAAGGACTTTACGACAATTAAGCGACGTTTAGGCAAAGACACATCGAAGGAACTCAAGGTTTCTATTAAACGAGCTGTCATGAATTTATTTACCAAAATGACTGCTAAAGCACCACTAATCCTGTCAACTATTATTTCTATTTAG